Proteins from a genomic interval of Myxococcales bacterium:
- the rpsO gene encoding 30S ribosomal protein S15, with product MALASVRKAEVVKKYQRAPVDTGSPEVQIALLSERINHLTEHFRTHKKDHHSRRGLLKLVGRRRRLLDFLRGEDVERYRVLIQSLGIRK from the coding sequence ATGGCTTTGGCATCAGTCCGTAAGGCGGAAGTTGTAAAAAAGTATCAGCGAGCCCCGGTCGACACCGGCTCGCCCGAGGTGCAGATTGCGTTGCTTTCCGAGCGCATCAACCACTTGACCGAGCACTTCCGCACCCACAAAAAAGACCACCACTCGCGCCGTGGTCTGCTCAAGCTCGTCGGGCGCCGTAGGCGGCTGCTCGACTTCTTGCGCGGCGAAGACGTCGAGCGCTACCGCGTGCTCATTCAAAGTCTCGGGATCCGCAAGTAA